The following are encoded in a window of Wolbachia endosymbiont (group B) of Hofmannophila pseudospretella genomic DNA:
- the ltrA gene encoding group II intron reverse transcriptase/maturase, which yields MLSDRIAQTAATMYLEPLVEPKFHEDSYGYRPNKSALDAVYTARKRCWKNDWAVDLDISGFFDNLDHDLALQAIKKHTDCKWIILYVERWMKAPIQQADGSKVVRDKGVPQGGSVSPIISNIFMHHVFDIWMKKNYPTVPFERYVDDAIVHCRTKRQAEFMKVMIEERLAKCKLRLHPEKTQIVYCKDGDRRDEFPTQNFDFLGYTFRARGAKNKKRDCYVSFLPAISNKAKKKIKKTIKSWRIHRITWTTLEEISKKIDPIVRGWFQYYGRFYKSEIYTSLRNIERYLIRWVRTKYKKLRDHGRLAKQFLGKVRKRSPNIFYHWTLGLGSKD from the coding sequence ATGTTGTCCGACAGGATAGCACAAACAGCCGCTACTATGTATCTTGAACCGTTAGTAGAGCCGAAATTTCACGAGGATTCATATGGTTATAGACCAAATAAGTCTGCATTGGATGCGGTATATACAGCACGGAAGAGATGTTGGAAAAATGATTGGGCAGTAGATCTTGATATATCTGGATTTTTCGACAATCTGGACCACGATTTAGCACTGCAGGCTATCAAGAAACACACTGACTGCAAATGGATCATACTGTATGTTGAGAGGTGGATGAAAGCCCCCATTCAGCAAGCAGATGGCAGTAAGGTAGTTAGGGATAAAGGAGTTCCGCAAGGAGGTTCAGTTAGCCCAATCATCTCTAATATATTCATGCATCATGTGTTTGATATATGGATGAAAAAGAACTACCCGACAGTACCATTTGAGAGGTATGTGGATGATGCGATAGTGCACTGCAGAACTAAGAGACAGGCAGAATTTATGAAAGTAATGATCGAAGAAAGATTGGCTAAGTGTAAATTGAGGTTACATCCTGAAAAGACACAGATAGTGTACTGTAAGGATGGTGATAGGAGAGATGAGTTTCCTACACAAAACTTTGATTTCTTGGGCTATACCTTTAGAGCTAGAGGAGCAAAGAATAAGAAGAGGGACTGTTATGTTTCATTTCTACCTGCAATCAGCAACAAAGCCAAGAAGAAGATCAAGAAAACCATAAAGTCATGGAGAATACATCGGATTACGTGGACCACATTAGAGGAAATATCGAAGAAAATAGATCCAATAGTCAGAGGCTGGTTTCAGTACTATGGCAGGTTTTATAAATCGGAGATTTATACATCTCTCAGAAATATAGAGAGATACCTCATAAGATGGGTCAGAACCAAATATAAGAAACTTCGAGATCATGGAAGACTAGCAAAGCAATTTCTAGGAAAAGTGAGAAAGAGGTCTCCAAATATTTTCTATCATTGGACACTTGGGTTAGGATCAAAGGACTAA
- a CDS encoding reverse transcriptase domain-containing protein, whose protein sequence is MITSKPVSASTESFEAWKQLPWKKCQKVIVRLQRRIVKAVQEGRWGKVKALQHLLTRSFSGKALAVKRVTENQGKTTAGVDRQLWSTCNAKFQGIKLLKQRGYKPSSLKRIYISKSNGKRRPLGIPTIKDRAMQALYLLALEPVAETISDRHSYGFRPKRSCADATVACHLLLASRNQLQWILEGDIKGCFDNINHEWLMKHIPMEKKILHRWLKAGFLESKTLYPTTAGTPQGSIISPILANFTLDGLEQLLESRFGKLGSKRRGKIRSGVNVIRYADDCAP, encoded by the coding sequence ATGATTACAAGTAAACCTGTAAGTGCATCTACCGAAAGCTTTGAAGCATGGAAGCAATTGCCATGGAAGAAATGCCAGAAAGTTATTGTGAGGCTACAAAGACGTATTGTTAAGGCTGTCCAAGAAGGAAGATGGGGTAAGGTAAAAGCTTTACAACATCTTCTCACACGCTCTTTTAGCGGAAAAGCTTTGGCTGTTAAGAGAGTAACTGAAAACCAAGGAAAAACCACAGCAGGTGTAGATCGTCAACTATGGTCAACTTGCAATGCTAAATTTCAAGGAATAAAGCTGTTAAAACAAAGAGGATATAAACCTTCTTCGCTCAAACGAATTTATATCAGTAAATCTAATGGCAAAAGAAGGCCTCTTGGTATACCCACGATAAAAGATAGAGCGATGCAAGCATTGTATCTGCTCGCGTTGGAACCGGTAGCTGAAACAATCAGTGATCGTCACTCTTACGGCTTTAGACCTAAAAGATCCTGCGCAGACGCTACTGTGGCTTGCCACTTATTACTGGCAAGTCGTAATCAACTACAATGGATACTCGAAGGTGATATCAAAGGTTGTTTTGATAACATTAACCATGAATGGCTCATGAAGCATATTCCTATGGAGAAGAAAATTCTTCATAGATGGTTAAAAGCTGGTTTCCTAGAATCGAAAACTCTGTATCCCACAACTGCTGGCACTCCGCAAGGAAGTATAATTTCTCCAATACTAGCTAACTTTACCTTAGATGGTCTTGAACAGTTATTAGAAAGTCGCTTTGGTAAATTAGGTAGCAAAAGAAGAGGAAAAATCAGAAGTGGAGTGAATGTAATCAGGTACGCAGACGACTGTGCGCCGTAG
- the rnhA gene encoding ribonuclease HI, which produces MDKKKVIIYTDGACSGNPGPGGWAAVVMYENKSVFIKKRISGDEESTTNNKMELNAVINGLKMLKISCKVIVHTDSQYIKQGVTEWINKWKINGWKTADKKPVKNRELWQELDEVALQHDINWKWVRAHNGNMYNEEADRLARKESKKLKYRDCEVKKSPKKNRGNSKFHRLGGVLWQ; this is translated from the coding sequence ATGGACAAAAAGAAGGTTATAATATATACAGATGGAGCTTGTTCTGGAAACCCTGGTCCCGGTGGATGGGCAGCCGTGGTAATGTATGAAAATAAAAGTGTCTTTATCAAAAAACGTATCTCTGGAGATGAAGAAAGCACAACAAATAACAAGATGGAGCTAAATGCTGTAATTAATGGACTAAAGATGTTAAAAATTTCCTGCAAAGTTATTGTACACACTGATAGTCAGTATATTAAACAAGGTGTAACAGAGTGGATCAACAAGTGGAAAATAAATGGTTGGAAGACAGCCGATAAAAAGCCAGTGAAGAACAGAGAATTATGGCAGGAACTAGATGAAGTTGCTTTGCAGCATGATATTAATTGGAAGTGGGTTAGAGCTCACAACGGTAATATGTACAATGAGGAGGCAGATAGACTTGCTAGAAAGGAATCTAAAAAGCTAAAATATAGAGATTGTGAGGTCAAGAAATCACCAAAAAAAAATAGAGGGAACTCTAAGTTTCATAGATTGGGTGGAGTATTATGGCAATAA
- the mutL gene encoding DNA mismatch repair endonuclease MutL: MAIILLDTKTINRIAAGEVIERPASVVKELVENAIDAGSTEIEIKIESGGRNLITVTDDGNGIEKDDLELAFMRHATSKLSDSELIEIKHLGFRGEALPSIAAVSRMKLSSKASGAKEAWSIRYEGGEKIREITPCSLLQGTYIEVRDLFFATPNRLKFLKTERAETQSIVDIVNNLAMINYSIGFTLTSGNKKLLKYVKQTSLFNRLCEIEEEFQSNSLEVKEEKDGIKLTGHICKPTISRGNSTQIYTFVNGRPIKDNLLIGAIRYAYQDFILSGRYPFAVLHLEIPYDQVDVNVHPNKSEVRFQNKRLIYEIVRRGIIKALSTRTGVFAVNDQSIEEFDSQEQVNDEEKKNQKEFYEKRPSLLENRLMKEFNAPDERRQSLPETFKYGESPAQKGTMVLERKQIDLVEDHPLGYARCQVHNTYIIAEAGDRLIIVDQHAAYERLIYECLKQKSSIKRQKLLPETVEIKNQAGMGMVKTYKDELFEMGFDIEIESEDKVRVKEIPAILGTIDIKEMLVDIVDKLMEMKDTVPIEDKVNKISATIACHGAGRKMKLEEMNEILRQIEKTPYSGHERPTYIEMKLSDIEKLFERR, translated from the coding sequence ATGGCAATAATTCTTTTAGACACAAAAACAATAAACCGTATAGCAGCGGGAGAGGTAATAGAGAGGCCAGCAAGTGTAGTAAAGGAATTAGTAGAAAATGCAATAGATGCTGGAAGTACAGAAATAGAGATCAAAATAGAAAGTGGTGGGCGTAACCTTATAACTGTGACAGATGATGGAAATGGAATAGAAAAGGACGACTTAGAACTAGCATTTATGAGGCATGCCACTTCAAAATTAAGCGATAGTGAGTTAATAGAAATCAAGCACCTTGGGTTTAGGGGAGAAGCTTTACCTTCAATTGCAGCAGTAAGTAGAATGAAATTATCGTCTAAGGCAAGTGGAGCAAAGGAAGCATGGTCTATAAGGTATGAGGGAGGAGAAAAAATAAGAGAGATTACCCCTTGTTCTTTGTTGCAAGGTACATATATTGAAGTTCGTGACTTATTTTTTGCTACACCAAATAGACTAAAATTTCTAAAAACCGAAAGGGCAGAAACACAAAGCATTGTTGACATTGTAAATAACTTAGCAATGATTAACTATAGTATTGGGTTTACTCTCACTTCCGGTAATAAAAAGCTCTTAAAATATGTTAAGCAAACTTCATTATTTAACAGATTATGTGAAATAGAAGAAGAATTTCAGAGCAATTCGCTGGAAGTTAAAGAGGAAAAAGACGGCATCAAACTTACGGGACACATCTGTAAACCAACTATTAGTCGTGGCAATTCAACTCAGATCTATACGTTTGTTAATGGAAGGCCAATAAAAGATAATCTACTTATTGGTGCAATTAGATATGCGTATCAAGATTTTATTCTAAGTGGAAGGTATCCTTTTGCAGTGCTGCACTTAGAGATACCATACGATCAAGTAGATGTAAATGTGCATCCAAATAAATCAGAAGTAAGATTTCAGAATAAAAGGTTGATATATGAAATAGTAAGAAGAGGGATAATAAAAGCATTATCAACGAGAACAGGCGTATTCGCAGTAAATGATCAAAGTATTGAAGAGTTTGATAGCCAAGAACAGGTTAATGATGAAGAGAAAAAAAATCAAAAAGAGTTTTATGAAAAGAGACCAAGTCTTTTAGAAAATCGTCTAATGAAAGAGTTCAATGCACCAGATGAAAGAAGGCAAAGCTTACCAGAAACTTTTAAGTATGGAGAATCCCCAGCCCAAAAGGGAACGATGGTTTTAGAAAGGAAGCAAATTGATTTGGTAGAGGATCATCCCCTAGGATATGCACGTTGTCAGGTCCACAATACTTACATTATTGCTGAGGCTGGAGATAGGCTGATTATAGTAGATCAACATGCAGCCTATGAGAGGTTGATATACGAGTGCTTAAAGCAAAAATCAAGCATAAAAAGACAAAAACTTCTTCCTGAAACAGTTGAAATTAAAAACCAAGCTGGAATGGGGATGGTAAAAACTTATAAAGATGAGCTTTTTGAAATGGGTTTTGATATTGAAATAGAATCAGAAGATAAAGTAAGGGTGAAAGAAATACCTGCAATCTTGGGAACAATAGATATAAAAGAGATGCTAGTTGATATAGTAGATAAGTTAATGGAAATGAAAGATACGGTGCCAATAGAGGATAAGGTGAATAAAATATCAGCCACAATCGCTTGCCATGGAGCAGGAAGAAAAATGAAATTGGAAGAGATGAATGAGATACTAAGACAAATTGAGAAAACTCCATATTCTGGTCATGAAAGACCAACGTATATAGAAATGAAACTAAGTGATATAGAAAAATTGTTTGAAAGGAGATGA
- a CDS encoding helix-turn-helix domain-containing protein, whose translation MKKENKCSNFLDYKVIGQEVRNRRLAKGYTQKDLAKKIGTTYQVILQYEKGTRRISIKKLYELAEALSTTARDLACGQEVSNEKGYEGEEVLNLVRRHKEIKDQELRETFYLLTKFIRISEEESGKAVKVEVAKGLVKEGVSISQTTSLSIDEYDEKKISIPYKVGQRIKEWRLRRGYTQEDLASKVGIINQRIYEYEQGRAAVSLEMLDEIAKVLLINITGLLPETRENENSEVELSRLIEEYKKIKSQELRNVLIKSLFESIQVCKEKVKRVEKMRIAKNLVKEGISINIILKTVGISLDEIQQI comes from the coding sequence TTGAAAAAAGAGAATAAATGCTCTAATTTTTTAGATTACAAAGTGATAGGACAGGAAGTAAGAAATCGTAGATTAGCAAAGGGATATACTCAAAAAGATTTAGCAAAAAAAATCGGAACAACATATCAGGTAATACTGCAATATGAAAAAGGAACACGCAGAATTTCAATTAAGAAATTATATGAGTTAGCAGAAGCATTATCAACAACTGCTAGAGACCTAGCTTGCGGACAAGAAGTATCAAATGAGAAAGGGTATGAGGGAGAGGAGGTACTAAATCTAGTAAGAAGACATAAAGAGATTAAGGATCAAGAATTACGTGAAACGTTTTATTTATTAACTAAATTCATCCGTATTAGTGAGGAAGAAAGTGGAAAGGCAGTAAAAGTAGAGGTGGCAAAGGGTTTAGTTAAGGAAGGAGTTTCTATCTCTCAAACGACCAGTTTATCTATTGATGAATATGATGAGAAAAAAATTTCTATTCCGTATAAAGTAGGTCAAAGAATAAAAGAATGGAGGTTGAGGAGAGGATACACTCAAGAAGATTTAGCAAGTAAAGTAGGCATAATAAATCAAAGAATATATGAATATGAACAAGGACGAGCTGCTGTTTCACTTGAAATGTTAGATGAAATAGCAAAGGTACTATTAATTAATATTACAGGTCTGCTTCCAGAAACAAGAGAAAATGAGAATAGTGAAGTGGAACTATCAAGGTTAATAGAAGAATACAAAAAGATTAAAAGCCAAGAGCTACGTAATGTACTAATAAAATCTCTGTTTGAAAGCATACAAGTTTGCAAAGAGAAAGTGAAGAGAGTAGAAAAGATGAGAATTGCAAAGAATTTAGTTAAGGAAGGAATTTCTATCAATATTATTTTAAAAACAGTGGGCATCTCTTTAGACGAAATTCAACAAATTTAA
- a CDS encoding RadC family protein — translation MNNKKDRREEIEFRALESNGKALLDREVIETFLSAVHDREEARIIARKLIDSFGIGGVLGQEIDDLKTIEGITDSTVAVILCLKEAAKRVPREELKKGPVMDNLETIVKYLRVSIGYSEEEKMKIIYFDQKCRLKGEEVFTGTVDKVPFYIREVIRKALIRKATSIIISHNHPEGRLKPSDEDEAVTKDLAKACQTIGIRLLDHIIITSVGYFSFKEQGLL, via the coding sequence ATGAATAATAAGAAAGATCGTAGAGAAGAAATAGAGTTCAGAGCATTAGAAAGCAACGGTAAAGCTCTACTTGATCGTGAAGTAATAGAAACGTTTCTAAGTGCAGTGCATGACAGGGAAGAAGCTCGAATTATTGCTAGAAAGCTAATAGATAGTTTTGGAATAGGAGGAGTTTTAGGTCAGGAAATAGATGACTTGAAAACTATAGAAGGGATAACTGACTCTACAGTAGCAGTAATTTTATGCCTAAAGGAAGCTGCAAAGAGAGTACCAAGAGAAGAGTTAAAGAAAGGACCTGTAATGGATAACTTGGAAACCATCGTAAAATATTTAAGGGTGAGTATTGGTTATTCAGAGGAGGAAAAGATGAAAATAATATATTTTGATCAAAAGTGCCGTTTAAAGGGGGAAGAAGTGTTCACTGGTACAGTGGATAAGGTACCTTTTTACATAAGAGAAGTAATAAGAAAGGCATTAATAAGAAAAGCGACGTCAATAATAATATCGCATAACCACCCAGAAGGAAGGTTAAAGCCATCTGATGAGGATGAAGCTGTAACTAAAGACTTGGCTAAAGCTTGTCAGACTATAGGGATTAGGTTACTGGATCACATTATCATCACAAGTGTTGGGTATTTTAGCTTTAAAGAGCAAGGACTGTTATAA
- a CDS encoding helix-turn-helix domain-containing protein, which translates to MVFCVEKSLDYEVGQKVKSWRLERGYTQKGLAEKIGVKYWVILQYEKGNRKIPIKKLYAIAEALSVNVKGLVCGETLPNEKRYFEDKEILNLVKGYKDKELSEVFYLLTKFIRLSEERSRKAVKMEVARGLMKVGVSAHVISRTTNLSIGEYEENKIPIPYKVGQRIKEWRLIRGYTQKDLANKVGITNQGIYEYEQGRAAVSLEMLDEIAKVLSISIIDLLPESDEDSEAEEKLSNLIEEYKKIESRELRDMLIKSLFEGIHVYREKVRKEKKIEVARNLVKEGISVDIILQTTGLSNYMIKKFL; encoded by the coding sequence ATGGTTTTTTGCGTGGAAAAAAGTCTAGATTATGAAGTAGGACAAAAAGTAAAAAGTTGGAGGTTAGAGCGAGGTTATACTCAGAAGGGTTTAGCAGAGAAAATTGGTGTAAAGTACTGGGTAATACTGCAATATGAGAAAGGGAACCGTAAAATTCCAATTAAGAAGTTATATGCTATAGCAGAAGCATTATCAGTAAATGTTAAAGGTCTAGTTTGTGGAGAGACGCTACCAAATGAAAAAAGATATTTTGAAGATAAAGAAATATTAAATTTAGTAAAGGGGTATAAGGATAAAGAATTAAGCGAGGTATTTTATTTATTAACCAAATTTATTCGTTTGAGTGAGGAAAGAAGCAGAAAAGCGGTAAAAATGGAAGTAGCAAGGGGTTTGATGAAAGTAGGAGTTTCTGCTCATGTTATCTCTCGAACAACTAACTTATCTATTGGTGAGTATGAGGAGAACAAAATTCCCATTCCATACAAAGTAGGGCAAAGGATAAAAGAGTGGAGATTGATACGAGGATATACTCAAAAAGATTTAGCGAATAAAGTTGGCATAACAAATCAAGGAATATACGAATATGAACAAGGGCGAGCTGCTGTCTCACTTGAAATGTTAGATGAAATAGCAAAGGTATTATCAATCAGTATCATAGATCTACTTCCCGAATCAGATGAGGATAGTGAAGCGGAAGAAAAGCTATCAAACTTGATAGAAGAATACAAAAAGATTGAGAGTCGGGAATTACGCGATATGCTAATCAAGTCTTTATTTGAAGGTATACATGTTTATAGAGAAAAGGTCAGAAAGGAAAAGAAGATTGAAGTTGCAAGGAATTTAGTGAAAGAAGGAATTTCTGTTGATATTATCTTGCAAACGACAGGCTTATCAAATTATATGATTAAGAAATTTTTGTGA
- a CDS encoding helix-turn-helix transcriptional regulator, which produces MIIQSILSYELGKKIEGCRIVQGYTQAKLASKIGLTYKEIHNFELGCKAITIKESYIIAGALSVNVIDLLPEPTVLRENSWYEDEDKEIVYLTKIHREIKDQELRKKLYPLVRFVYISEKISQEEAKIEVAKNLVKEGVSVDIISQVTRLSTYEYDDIEKEICTDSILYKVGKRIKEERLIREYTQEDLANKIGSTPKEIHDYERGYTDIPIEILYKIAKTLSVNIKALGLTEYENEPVFGFIGKCEKIEDQELLDTVARSLSEGMQTGKEKVKKAEKIKIAKDLVKEGVAIDIIVRASGLTAGELGDCEN; this is translated from the coding sequence ATGATAATTCAGAGCATATTGAGCTACGAGCTGGGGAAAAAAATAGAAGGTTGTAGGATAGTACAAGGGTATACTCAGGCAAAATTAGCAAGCAAAATTGGTTTAACATATAAGGAAATACATAACTTTGAACTAGGGTGCAAGGCTATTACAATCAAAGAATCGTATATAATAGCAGGAGCATTGTCAGTTAATGTTATAGATCTACTTCCAGAACCAACAGTACTAAGAGAAAACAGTTGGTATGAAGATGAGGATAAAGAAATAGTCTATCTAACAAAAATACATAGAGAAATTAAGGATCAGGAATTACGCAAGAAGCTGTATCCATTAGTAAGGTTTGTATATATTAGCGAGAAAATTAGCCAAGAAGAAGCGAAAATAGAAGTAGCAAAGAATCTAGTGAAAGAAGGAGTTTCAGTTGATATTATTTCCCAAGTGACTCGCTTATCTACTTATGAGTATGATGATATAGAGAAAGAAATTTGTACTGATTCTATACTCTACAAAGTGGGGAAAAGGATAAAAGAGGAGAGATTAATACGGGAATACACTCAGGAGGACTTGGCAAATAAAATCGGTTCAACACCTAAAGAAATACACGACTATGAACGAGGATATACAGACATTCCAATTGAAATATTATATAAGATAGCAAAGACATTATCAGTTAACATTAAAGCTCTTGGACTAACAGAATATGAAAATGAGCCAGTTTTTGGGTTTATAGGTAAATGCGAAAAAATTGAGGATCAAGAATTACTGGATACGGTAGCCAGATCTTTATCTGAAGGAATGCAAACTGGTAAAGAAAAGGTTAAAAAAGCAGAGAAAATCAAGATTGCAAAAGATCTAGTTAAGGAAGGTGTTGCTATTGATATTATTGTGCGAGCAAGTGGCCTAACTGCTGGTGAGTTGGGTGATTGTGAAAATTGA